In Leptotrichia sp. oral taxon 215 str. W9775, the DNA window ATGTTCCACCACTGATTATTTCTGAATTATATACTCTGCTTACATTTTCATCTCCAGTTGCTTTTTCAGTAATTTCATTTTCAGAAGCATTGTATTCTTCTCCAAAATCTAATGCTTTTATTTGTACAACCGCTTTCCCAACGTTGTTTATTAATACATTTGATACTGTCTGATATAATAATCCTTTTTTAGATCTTACTTGGAATCCTTTTGTAACTATATGACCTGGTACTCCTTCTATGTTTAAGTTTCCATAAGCATATTTTCCTTTTATTCTTTCTATCCCAAAGTTACTTCCAAATGCTGACAAAATTGCACCATTTTTATTGTGTAACCACATTTGAGAATAAAGCAACTGTAACTGTTTACTCTGATTTTCAAGCATATATATAAATACTTCCAAAAATTGTCCAAGCGATGTTTCAGGATTTATTTCAAAATCATCTCCAAACTGTATTTTTCCTTCCTGTTCCATTGCTTTTTTTATGTCTAAAAATAAAGGGAAAACAATTCCGTTGTTTTCTATTTTAAAATCAGCCATTTATTTCCCTCCTATCTATTTCAATCTTTGTTTCTTTACCAAGATAATCAAATTTTATTCTGAAAAATCCTTCTCTGTTTTCTGATTTTGACTTTTCAATAATTATGCTACTTAAATCTACTCCTTTATAAGAAGAAACTTTTTCATACATATATGTAATCATCAAATCTTCTCGTTCCTGTGACTTTAACTGACCTATATAATCGAGCCAAGGTATTCCTATTTCAGTTCTTAAATCATAAGTCCCTTTTATATGCTTTATAAGTTCAACTATATCCTGTTTTGCTTTTTCTTTTTCATTTAGCACTATAAGATTATTATCTTTAAAATGTAAATCTCCATTTTTCATTTCAAAAGCTATCATTTCTCACCTCTATGGATGTATATAATCTACTCCACCTTTTTTTATTCCACTTTCAGTTTCTATTTCAGAAACTTTCAGTTTACCTTTTATAGTAACATCGCCTGTTATCTTCAAATTTCCAGTTATTATCGTATTTCCAGTTATTTCTATGCTTTTTCCTAAAATAATATTTGTTCCGTTCTTTTTATTATTGATAACTATTTTATTGTTGTTTTTTTGCTCTCCAGAAATAATATCCGAAGGTATTGCCCTTATGACAACCGCAAATCCCATTTCTGTCCTTCCAAAACTCTGTTGCTCTGAAATTTCATTAGATTGAAAAGCCTCAGTATATGGTCTTTCAAATATATTTATAAAAACCTTGTCATCATTAGAATAAGGAACATATACTTCAAAACTGTCACTGCTAAAAACTGGTAATAAAGGAACATCTGTTAAATCTTCAGGAGTTGTCTGTATAACATCATCTTTCAAACTTCTTATTGCCTTCTGCAAAAATTTTACACTTGCTTTTCTTTTTTCATTATCAACATCATAAATTTTACCTATCCATGTTGTATGTATATCGTTGATTCCATCTTGAATAAGCATTTTATTATGTTTTTCAAGTTCGCTGAATGCCATTATTTCTTCTCCTTTTTAGATTTTTCTTGTTGTTTTTCTTCCTTTTCTTCGGATTTTTTTATCTTCTCTTCAGATTTTTTCTTAATTTCTTCCAGTTCCTTTAACATATTTTGTCCGAATATATCCATATCGAGTATTTTCAATTCTGTTGTAAATTCTCCATCTTCTCCATCACAATTATGTGTTATTTTATCTATTACATAATCTTTTTCCAGTCCTTCTATAAATAACTGTGTATTTATTTTAAAATTTCTAAAACCTAATTTAACGCTGTATCCATCATCATCCACAGTCAGATTCAATAAATCCATCTGTGTTAATTCAGTTTTTTCTTTGATAAAAGAATGTTTTGGCAAAAAATAAAGAAGTCCATTTTCTATATAGAATATGCTCATTGTATCTTTTGCAATATCTTCAAATATTTTTTGTAAACTGGTATTTGATTTTGAAAAATTCGATTGATAAGGTAAATCCTTAAATAGTTCTATTTTCCCTATTCCAAGTTTAATTTCATCTTTACTTCCAAATTTATCAATCAGATCTTTTATTATGAAACTTGGTTTATTCCCTTTTGGATAACTTACATTCAAAGTTTGCATTACAAATATATCTTTTTCCTGAAAACAAACTAAACTATATTTTATATCCAGTTCAGAAAATTCATTTTTTACTGTTGCAAGTTGGCCTGAAAAAATCAAATCTTTTATTTTAATTTCTTTTTTCTCCCTATATCCTGCATAAAGTTCTATTCTTGGTTTTGCTTTCAAAAATTCATATTCTAAACTAAGTTGCCCTTTTTCTCTTGCTTTGATATTATATAAATTTAATTCCAGGACATTAGATTGACTTGTCCTGTCTACTTCAAGCCTGAAATCCATGTTAAAGTTATCATTATCATATATAAGAACATTGTCGGCTAACATTAATCTTATTTCTATATATCTAAATTTATCTTTCATTCTTTTTACCTCTTGAATAGTAAAAAAGTGAAGTTTTTTAAAGTTTTAATATTAAAATCACTTTTTAATCCTTCTTTGTTTTTAGGCACTATCAATAAAATAAGATCATCATAATCATTAGTTATCTGTTTTGGAATATATAACAAGTCTTGATAAGGTTCTATTTTCAAAGTAGATAGCAATACATTATCTACATTCATAATCTGCAAAATTATAGGATCTATTTCATCATGTAAATAACTGTATTTCTTATTTATATAAATTAGTTCAAATTTTATTTTTCTTTCAAATGCAATCAATTCTATTTTAGAAGTTTTATTTTCTAAATTATCAATATCAAAAGCAATTTCTACAAAGTTGTTATTTATTATTAACTCTTTAACTTCTTTTTCCTTATACTGTATTTTCATTTTTTCACCTACTTTATAGCTCTAGTGTAAAGATTTACAAAGTTTTTAAGCTTATCTTTTGCAACTCCGACTATTTGAGTAAACATGTTATCAGAAGAAGTAACATTTTTGACATCTTCATATAAATTCCCACCAGGAACTCCATAACGCACTTCTTGAAAAGTTACACTTGCTTCAATGACATTATTTCCATCTTTTATATATTCTTCTGTCCTTGAAATGTCTCTAATAACCATGTTTTTATACACATGATTTCTTTTTAACAAAATTAGAACTTGTTTATCATCTTCTTTCCAGTACTTTTCCAATGCTCCCATTTTCAATCTTGCCATTTTTCCAAAAAAAACAATATCCAAGGTCAATTCTTTAGCTTTAAAATATCTGTGATCATTATCTTCATATCCTAGATAAGTCTTTCTTGAAGTTATATCTTTCTGAAAATTAATCTCGTTTGATAAACTATGAAATGGTATCACTCCAAAAAAACCGTCTATTTTATCTAAATCCCATAAGCTCATTTTCTATCCTCCTGACCTTGAATAATGTATTTTAAATATATCTTTAAGCCTTGTATTTTCGTTAATTCCATGACTTGTTTTTGAACCATTTAAAACTATCTCAACTTTATTATTTACTTCTTTAGTATTCCCACCTAAAAATTTTTCCTTTATATGCTTAAATAATTCTGCTGCACCTTCTTTTCTTTGTGAATCAAGTAAAGCTTTTCTTTTTGCTTCGAATAAGTCGGCTCTTTTTATTTCATTTACAATTGAATATCCTGTTTTTTTCAGAACTTCCTGCAACCCTTCTATTGCGGAAACTATCGCTTTCTCTTCCTCAATATTCTCTTTGTTTTTTGAACTCCCAGAGCCACCACCTCCTTTGTTGCCTTTTCCTTTACCTTTTCCACCACCTCCACCTTTTCCTCCTTTTTTACCTTTTCCACCGCCTGAGCTTCCACCACCTGCTCCACCTTTCATTTTCCCATATGGATCAGTTTTGTTCCCCTTATTCTTGTTTCCACCTGGCATTTTAAATCTTTTCTTTCCTGTATTATTTTTAGTGGAATTAGCACTCATTTCATTTTTTCTTGTTTGAACAGAACTTCTTCTATCGTTTGCAACTCCTGCTGCTTTATCAGATAAACCTTTAATTGCATTTCCTCCTGCTTTTACAACTCCACCTATTGCTCCACCAATCAAAGGAATACCAGAAACCATATCTCCTATTTTATTGACTGCATCTGCAAACATACTTAAAATTCTGGAAACTGCTGTAGCAGCAGCAGCAACAATACTATCAAATATATTTAAGACGATATTCTTCAAATTTGTAAATCCTTGAGCCGCAAGTGGAATATTATTAGTAAAAAGACCAACTATAATATCAATTATTGATGAAATAAAATCTGTAAAAGTGTCCCACAAAAGTATTATAGTATCTACCAAAAATTGCCATGCTCCTAATATAACTGGAACTACATAATCTACAACAAAAGCTGCCATTATTTGAAATCCTTCACTGATGGCATTTATTATTTCTTGTACAGTAATTCCAACACCTATCCATTCAAAAAATCCATCAATTATAGCAAAAATATAGCTTTCTCCTGTCATTAATCCATTCCATAAATCCCAAAGTACAAAGACTAAAACTCCAATTGCTAAAGAAATAGCTCCTATTGTTGATAATAAAGGCGCACCCAATGCCATAATACCTGCAATGATCGGCATCAAAACTAAAAAAGCTCCTGTCAATCCAGTTATTGCCATTATTATAAGAGTTAATCCTGAAGCTAATTCAGGATTTTTTTCTGCCCATTTCTGAAAACCTTCCAGAACATTAGCAACAACATCTAAAACAGGCTTTAAAGCTTCTCCTATTCTTTCAAAAATTGCTATTTTAATTCCATCTATTTTTGATTGTATAGCAGCTAGTTTCCCAGAAAAAGTGTCAGCCGCTTTTGCTGACATTCCAGCTACTCCAGGAACTTTACCAAGTGCGACAAGATAATTATAAATATCCTGCTCGTTCTTTTTAACTTCTGTTGATACCCCTTTAAATGTGAATATTACTTTATCTCCCGCATCTTTAGCTTTTACTCCAAATTCTTTTAATCTCTCATTTTCTCCAGTCATTGCATCTAGAACAGCTTCAACGTACTGATCAACTTCTTTACCTTGTGATTTAGCTACATCAGTAAGTTGTATAAATTCCTCTTTTGTTGGTTTGAGACCTCTATTTATAAGTTTGTTAAAACCATTTCCTACTTCATCAATTGAAAGTTTAACTTCATTGGCAGTTTCTCTTATCATCTGCATTGCAGCTGCTCCTTCAGCTGCCCCACCAAGAGCATTTGAAAGTGTAGTTTTTAAATTTTCAAATTGCATTCCTGTTTCTGCAATACCATTAGCAATACCTTTAGTAAATCCAATAAGTACTGCGCCACCTACGACTGATGATAATTGTCCTTGAATATCCGACATTTGCCCTATAAACCCTTGTAATCCACCTTCAGCAACTGGCTGAGTAATAGGAGTTTTTGGAGTAGGAGTGGGAGCTGATTTAGCATTATTTTGAAACGAAACTGGTATCTTTATTTCTTTAGAAATTCTCTGTTTCATTGCTTCTATCTGCTTTTCTCCACGTACATTAAAAGTCAAGTCTATCTGAGCTTTCAATGCTGATTTTATCATTGTATTTATACTCTGTAATGCTTTTTTTAAACTCGCCATGTCAGCTTCTATTTTTAAAGAAACCAGTGTTTCATTTGCTTCTGCCATTTATTCCCACCTCCTACTTTTTTCTATGAAGTTCATTCAAAAAACTTAAAGTATCAGCCATTTGCTTATCACCCCAGTTTTCATCTATATCATAAGGATTAAGATTAAATTCATGTGCTATTATATGTGCATTTTTTAATCTTGCATCCATTTTTTCATACTGTAACCTATAATTTATCTGCCCATTACTTTTAAGATTCACTGCTGGGATTTATTGCAATATTTGTCGCAAAAATGATTAAATTCATTATGCTCATGAATGTCAATTTATCCACAACAGTATCTGGAATTTGGAATAATTCCTGTGTCAAAGTTATGAATTTATCCAAAGAATCATCTTCCATTCCTGAAAAATCTCCACTGTCTAATGCTCCTGTGAAATTCCCTGCATTTATTAAGAATCTTGTTAATTTTCTTGCTTTAGGATTAATCAACTGAACACAAACAAATCCTTTTTCTCCATCATCTCCCTCACCTTCTAAATAAACTTTAAAGACTTTATTTGGAAGTCCAAAATGTCTTTCTTCTCCTAAAAAAGCTCCTAAAAAAGGCTTTTCTCCAGGTTCTATTCTTTTAAATTGTAATTTCTTTTGCTTATTTTCCATTATTTTCTACCCCTCTATGATATTTTCTTTTCTTTTCTTGTTCCTGCAAGTTTTAAAGTATTTGTTGGAGCTTCTTCTGTAAAAGCACCTTCTGAATCAAGTTCGGATAAGACATTTCCGTCTTCATAATATGTTATCACTGTTTGACCATCTATTGTTTCATGCGTTTCTATCTCCAAAGTTGGATATTTGTTATCTTTTAAAAATTTTAAAAAATCTAAAATTCTTTCCATTACTTTTACTCTTGGCGGAATTGAAATAGTAAGCTCGTAAGGAACATTAGCTATAATGGAGTAAATATTCTTACCTCTTGTTGTCATTCTTCTACTTGTTTTATCCTCTGCTGTTTCTATTTCAACTGCATCTTCATCAAGTTCATCTATTATAAGTTCTCTTCCAGAACCCCTTACTAATATGAATCCCTCTCTCATATATGCCATATATCTTTACCTCCCTAATTTCCATTTTTTGAATTTAATATAACTTGTACTTTTGATTTGATTATTGCACCTTGAAACCAGCAGTTATATTTAATTTCAACTTCTCTATTGTTCATATTTACAACTTTTACTTCAAAAGCATTTGTTCCTTCTTCAATAATGTCATCAATGTCATAAATTATTCCTCTTGCAGCAAATTCTCTAAGAATTGAAGTTCCATTTGAAGCTACTTGCTGTCTTCCTGTTTCCTTTGTAGAAATTTTTTCTCCTCTTGTGTTTCTTTCAACTATGTATTTTGTTATCCCAATTCTCATATATTCATCTATTGCTATTCTTGCTAATGTATAATCAAACCATGTTATTCCATCCATAGCCTTTCCATAATAAGGGATAACCATTTGTTCTTCTTCTGTTACAATATTAACTCCAGTCGAAGATTCTCTCTGACTTCCTACCAGTTCCAATATTTCAGATAAAGTATAGTTTGAACCTGTAATTCCATTTAATTTAATACTTGCAAAAGGAACAGAACCTGGAAAAAAGTTTCTTATTGTTGCAAGAAGATTTGTAATCTGACCTTCACTTTTATCTGTTGCAATATAAAACCCATTATCGACTTTGTTTTCTTTTGCTATTTTAAGATTTACTTCTTTTGTAAAGTTAGATGCACCTTGAAATAAGAAAACATAGTCTATAGATGTTCCTTTACCAAAATCCAAAGCTTCTTTTACATCTTTTTCTTCTGCTACAGGAACAACTGTGTAAAACCATTTTCCTTTCCAACGGCTATCTAACCCTTGCAAGATAGAAGTGTACGTTGTAGAAGCTGTGTCATCTCCATATACCCAAATAAAATCTGGTTTTGTTGAAGCACCAAAAAAATCTCTTACTAAAATAACTTCCTTATCTGTTTCTTGAAATCCTAAATCTATCAATTCTTTTGTAGATGTGACTGCCTTAGGCAAATTGCTTCCATTTGAAATTTTTTTTGCTTTAGTTACTAATAAAACACTTGTAAAATCTCTAGTTGTCAAACTAAGTGCCGCATTAATAGCTGCTATATTTACTATTGCATTTCTGCTCATTTTAACCTCCGTTTTCTATTTTTCCTTTTATTTTAGATTTTTCTATATAATCTGTTTCATAACTATAGAATGTATCCGCTGTAAACTCTAAACTATATACTTTCTCATTCATTATCTTATTATTTATTATTGTGTCACTTTCACTTATAAAATCTAACTTCTGTATTTCTATTTCAGATATATCTTTGAAATCAAAGTTTAAATCTTCTACTATATGATTAAATATCTTATTTTTACTTAAAATTGTATCTAAATTAAGCACTTGATCCTTATCATACAGTTTTATCATCATTTTATAAGTTCTATTACTTCTATATTTAAATTCTATTGTATCTTTCTTGGATATTTCTTCTTTAAAAGTTGTATAATCACTCATACTTTTTGATTGAGTTATTTCATAAGTTAAAAATGGTTTATCTATTTTTTCAAAATAGGAATTCTGAAAAAAAGAATGATACACAACTGCTTCTATCCCTAACTTTGTAAATATATTAAAGAAAAGCATATTTAATTCAGTTTTATATGAATCAAATGTTATATTATCTATATAGTCAGTTAAATAAAAAGTGTAATAATTTTTCAATTCATCTTTTATTTTTCTAACTTCTATCAGTTCGTACTTCTTATTTTCATAACCAATGTAATCTCCATCTGTTATTTCAAGCTTTTCTATCGCTTTATTATTATCAATTGCTAACGTCGGGATTCGTATAATTCCAACTAAATTTTCTCTTGTATCTACAGATTTAATCGGATTTATACTCGAATTATAGCTTTGATAATCAATGTAAGCTTTTAGTTTATACTCTTTAAATTCTTTTCTTATTATTCCTTTATCATTTGTTTCAGAAAGTAATTTAAAAAATTTATATTCTTTTTCTTTTTCATAAATCTGACTTATATTCATTATCCTCTACCATATCTCCCCTTTCCATTTATACTGAATGCAATTGATTTCACAAGAGTTCCTGTGTCAATAAGAGGATCATTAAATCCTTTTTGTTTAATTGTGCTTGGAGCATTTCCTGGACTTTTAAATCCATATATTAATGCTTTATGTTTATTATTAATATCTGTTCCAATTATTGTTCCAGCATTCATAATGTCATCTTTATTTTTAAGATACATACCAACAAAATTATTTTTATTGTCTTCTACATATTTATTCAGAAATTCCAGCACATTTCTCGAAGGAATTCTACCATCTCTTGTTCCGTAAAGAAGTACAGCATAAAGATTTACAGCTGTTATGTTTTTGGCATAATGTCTAGCGTCAGGAAAAATACCACTTTTTATAACCAGTAAAGGTAATTTTATTTTAGTTTCCTTTTTTATAGAAGCTGAAACATTTAACTTCACTGTGAAACTTCCTTTAAATCTTGACATTATTTCCCTTTTGCTTTCTTTTCTTTAACCAACTCTATCTTTCCTTCACTTTGAGCAATTATACGTTCCATTCTCAAATCAAGATTCTCTATTTCTTGTGTTCCAGCTTGAAATTCTACTTCTTCTCCTGTTTGATGTATTACAAATTTAACAGGTTCTTTAATATTTATTTTCACCTAACTACCTCCTAACTGAAAAGATGAAGTCCATGATGTTTTTTATTTGCTATTTCATCAGCAGTTGCAAAATCATCTGTATATTTTCTTATTAATGCCCTGAAATTTTGCCCTGGGATTGTCTGATCTAAAGCTAAATCATTTAATCTTGCTTTCCAGTTTTCATTATTATTAGGCAAATTAAGGCTCGTTGTTTCTTTCAAGTTCATTAGCAAAAAATGCTGCGCTAAATATTTAGTTAGTATTTCTTTAACTTTGTTAGGAATTGAAACAGTAACATCTTCCAAAAATATTACTGCTTCATCAATTTTTGAATTTACAATACTGTCAGAAATCACAAATTCACCATTTATTTCTTTGAAATTCAGTTCCGAAATTCCCGCTCTCACATCTTCAACTTTCATGATTATTCCTCTATTTTTTCAATATTTTCTTCAATCTGCTTTATAAGCTCTTCTTTACTTGCTTTTTCATCAGAAATATAATCCTTGAATACTTCAACTATTTCTTTTTTCTTTATTCTTTCATCTTTAAATTCTTCTAGCTGACTAAATAATTTTGCTTTCTTTTCCTGCAATTTTGTTTCCTTGTTCATATCATCAACTATTTTTTCAGAATTCATATTTTCTGTTTCTTCTCCTGTAACTATTTTTATATAATCTCCATAGTCTTTAGCAAAAGTTTCTAGCTTTTCTACGTTTTCAGCATCAAGTTCAACTTCTGTTGTTCCCTTTGTAAATTTAAGCCTATTTCCTTTTTCAGTAGTTATTTGAGGTATTATAAATACCTCAGCTAACTTACATATTATTAATGTTTTCATTTTTCCTCCTATGCAGTTGTTAATTCCATAATCGAATCTGGTCTAAATGCAACTATTTCTGATAATTTTTCTTCAACTGGAACATATGTTGTTCTTGCTATTTCCCATTCATCAGCAGTTGCTTCTTGTACAATTATAGTTTGAAAGTTTTCAGGAACATCATCTAAGATTAATAAAGTTGGCTTATTAGTAGTTTTATTTATTAAATTCTTAACAGGTACTATTCTTCCAAATAATCCAAGTTCTTGAATAACAGCCAATCTTGTTTTGTATTCCTGTGTGCCGTAACTTTTTAATAATTTTGCATGTAATGAATTATCTATTACTAAAGTTCTAGCGTTATATTTTCCCGTTACTCCTGTTTCAAATTCAAGATGTGCTGCAGTTAAAGCATCTACAATTTGTTCTCCTGTTGCTGTTGCAAAATTCACACCTAAATTATATGTTCTTTTTCCATCCACAGTTAAAAGACCTTGTCTTCCTAGCTTTGCATTTCCGTGTATCAATTCGTTGTTTTCTGCTTCAGAAACTGCATAGAATGTTTCAGAAGATTTTAAATTAAACATTTGAATCTGTTTTTCTCTTTCAACTGATAAAATTCTATCTTTTTCAGCAATAGTAAATTTATGACCTGATCTTATCCAGTGTAATTTTGCAAATGCATCTTCTCCATCAACTTCTGTGAAAGGAATATCATCATCTCTTTCTGCAACTACTTCTGCTACTCTTCTTGAATTTGTTTTTCTATATGTAACATATTTATCTCCTATCTGAACTCCTACCTGTTCACCACCAACTGGAACTAATGACCTTCCTAACAGCTCATCTTTTCTTTCCTCTAAAACTACTCCCAACGAAACCATAAATGCCGTTGCTAATTGATATGTCTTATTATTATATTTGTTAAACATCTATATCCCTCCTTATATAATCCCTTCTAATACTAATACTGCCAGTTCTCCAGATTTAGCAGTTGTTTCAAAATATCCTTTTATTGCTGTTCCTGTTGCCGCTTTTACAAATTCTCCTGTATTTTTTACTCCGGCTTTATCACCTTTAGCAACATTTTCTGCTACTTTCACAACTATATTTCCTGATTGCAAAATCGAAGCAGTTGTTGGATTTTCTATAATTCCTTTATCATTATCATCTGTATGCATAACAACTCCTGCGAATGTTCCTGTTGTAAACGGTTTTACCGCTCTCATTCCATCAGTAGTACTCCATTGCACAGCTTTCCCTATTGTTATTTTTTCATCTATAACATCACATATTCTGCTTCTTCTATCAGTAGTAAAATATGCCTCCTGTCCTAATTTCATAATTAATTACCTCCATTTCTTTTTTTAGAAAAATAGCTATTGTCAATTTTTAATGTTAATCCTGCTTCAGATTCATTAAATTTACCTTTTTCACTTGCTTTTGTTTCTTTATTCATTTCTGATAATGTCTCTACACTAAAATTAAACATTTCTTTCAGATCTTCTACTTTAGCATTTTCTTTAGCGTTGAATTTTGGATTCACTTCCTTGATTACTTTTTCCATTATTTTTTCAACTGCTTCTTTTTCATCAATAGAATTTAAAACTTCTTTAGCTTTAGAAATTATTTCCTTATTTTCTATTTCTGTAAGTAAACTATTATATTTTGTTTCCAATTCTCCATATTTTGTTGTTAATTCCTTTTTTTCTGTTTCTAAAGTAGTTTTTTCTGCTGCCAATGTTTCTTTTTCAGTTTCTAAAGCATTGTATTTTTCTTTGAACTCTCCATTTTCTTTTTGAAGATTAATAGCTTCCACTAATAATTCCTCAGGTGTTAATTCTTTTCCGTTAAATTTTAATTTCATTTTTTCCTCCTCATAATCTAAATAGTTATATATAAGTTTTACATCACTACCCGCCCTACCTTTTCCAGATAATATCGCTACATGATTAGCTATAATATCTTTTTGGATGTACTGATTATCTTTTATATTCTCTGTTTCTGCCATATATCCAGCACTTAATTCGATATTTTCTCCATTTTCATATCTTTGTT includes these proteins:
- a CDS encoding phage tail tape measure protein codes for the protein MAEANETLVSLKIEADMASLKKALQSINTMIKSALKAQIDLTFNVRGEKQIEAMKQRISKEIKIPVSFQNNAKSAPTPTPKTPITQPVAEGGLQGFIGQMSDIQGQLSSVVGGAVLIGFTKGIANGIAETGMQFENLKTTLSNALGGAAEGAAAMQMIRETANEVKLSIDEVGNGFNKLINRGLKPTKEEFIQLTDVAKSQGKEVDQYVEAVLDAMTGENERLKEFGVKAKDAGDKVIFTFKGVSTEVKKNEQDIYNYLVALGKVPGVAGMSAKAADTFSGKLAAIQSKIDGIKIAIFERIGEALKPVLDVVANVLEGFQKWAEKNPELASGLTLIIMAITGLTGAFLVLMPIIAGIMALGAPLLSTIGAISLAIGVLVFVLWDLWNGLMTGESYIFAIIDGFFEWIGVGITVQEIINAISEGFQIMAAFVVDYVVPVILGAWQFLVDTIILLWDTFTDFISSIIDIIVGLFTNNIPLAAQGFTNLKNIVLNIFDSIVAAAATAVSRILSMFADAVNKIGDMVSGIPLIGGAIGGVVKAGGNAIKGLSDKAAGVANDRRSSVQTRKNEMSANSTKNNTGKKRFKMPGGNKNKGNKTDPYGKMKGGAGGGSSGGGKGKKGGKGGGGGKGKGKGNKGGGGSGSSKNKENIEEEKAIVSAIEGLQEVLKKTGYSIVNEIKRADLFEAKRKALLDSQRKEGAAELFKHIKEKFLGGNTKEVNNKVEIVLNGSKTSHGINENTRLKDIFKIHYSRSGG
- a CDS encoding DUF2213 domain-containing protein, translating into MLHSRYNLNQFEKPKLTETNEGFLQIKGNILKADSFMEYMDKEGVLREKIPKDILFSEETKNSFLHKKVTLEHPEKNGKLTMINSENVSEFGKGTIIEIFENQDCLGATLQIEDKETVDFIKQRYENGENIELSAGYMAETENIKDNQYIQKDIIANHVAILSGKGRAGSDVKLIYNYLDYEEEKMKLKFNGKELTPEELLVEAINLQKENGEFKEKYNALETEKETLAAEKTTLETEKKELTTKYGELETKYNSLLTEIENKEIISKAKEVLNSIDEKEAVEKIMEKVIKEVNPKFNAKENAKVEDLKEMFNFSVETLSEMNKETKASEKGKFNESEAGLTLKIDNSYFSKKRNGGN
- a CDS encoding phage baseplate protein, with protein sequence MSLWDLDKIDGFFGVIPFHSLSNEINFQKDITSRKTYLGYEDNDHRYFKAKELTLDIVFFGKMARLKMGALEKYWKEDDKQVLILLKRNHVYKNMVIRDISRTEEYIKDGNNVIEASVTFQEVRYGVPGGNLYEDVKNVTSSDNMFTQIVGVAKDKLKNFVNLYTRAIK
- a CDS encoding major capsid family protein, with product MFNKYNNKTYQLATAFMVSLGVVLEERKDELLGRSLVPVGGEQVGVQIGDKYVTYRKTNSRRVAEVVAERDDDIPFTEVDGEDAFAKLHWIRSGHKFTIAEKDRILSVEREKQIQMFNLKSSETFYAVSEAENNELIHGNAKLGRQGLLTVDGKRTYNLGVNFATATGEQIVDALTAAHLEFETGVTGKYNARTLVIDNSLHAKLLKSYGTQEYKTRLAVIQELGLFGRIVPVKNLINKTTNKPTLLILDDVPENFQTIIVQEATADEWEIARTTYVPVEEKLSEIVAFRPDSIMELTTA